In Rutidosis leptorrhynchoides isolate AG116_Rl617_1_P2 chromosome 2, CSIRO_AGI_Rlap_v1, whole genome shotgun sequence, one genomic interval encodes:
- the LOC139891416 gene encoding uncharacterized protein, whose amino-acid sequence MSGPALMDAQQCLGWVLAFGQEDKKRLHAARQRIKDLEAELAETIRKKEESLKVVEDLSVKLRTEKENSVKAVEEERVKVADAMKETDAVKVQLKELKQRTWWRI is encoded by the coding sequence ATGTCAGGACCGGCCCTGATGGACGCTCAGCAATGTCTAGGGTGGGTGTTGGCCTTTGGTCAGGAGGACAAGAAAAGATTGCATGCTGCCAGGCAAAGAATAAAAGATCTTGAAGCAGAGTTAGCGGAGACAATTAGGAAGAAGGAGGAGTCGTTAAAGGTTGTGGAGGATTTGAGTGTGAAGCTGAGGACGGAGAAGGAGAATTCGGTAAAGGCTGTGGAGGAAGAGCGGGTAAAGGTTGCTgatgccatgaaggaaacggatgcTGTCAAGGTTCAACTTAAAGAGTTGAAGCAAAGAACGTGGTGGAGAATTTGA
- the LOC139891415 gene encoding uncharacterized protein, which translates to MSTLRPPHPLPRRISNFPTVLISTTSYRRNLTVRSVSVKRQPSDSHNPIPALATGAALLFISLAGVRSSACFAATSGRLTPTVSVASEKTLTDNHSIQDSEEFEDEEMKAAFENYKSKTYALTVPLRIVALRNSVPPLWIKSFIQSQGKRMKFRLEYRGTIEDIFSDLSTAIIKGKLTSKSAGTADLVSLGDSWIKFAISKKLVEPVQGIDDQDWFHTLSDTWKVYLRRNSEGKPDAQGNIYAVPYRWGSMVIAYRKSKFRQHNLAPIEDWADLWRPDLAGKIAMVDSPREVIGAVLKYLGASYNTSNIDSEVTGGRDAVKDELDSLRKQVRLFDSANYLKAFNVGDLWVAVGWSSDIVPAAKRMTDVAVIVPKSGASLWADLWVIPAASRIANDELGGRIRGPSPLVHQWLDFCLQAQRALPFQEEIVAGASPSALDKIPIPNSKNSTKNKPKLDTNLIAGVPPPDILKKCQFLEPLSDSASLDYQWLIASMQTPDLSFTHKLQHFISRASKALTAKLF; encoded by the exons ATGTCGACGCTACGTCCTCCCCACCCCCTTCCTCGCCGGATTTCTAACTTCCCGACGGTATTAATTTCCACCACATCTTATCGACGGAATCTCACCGTCCGTTCAGTATCCGTCAAACGTCAGCCTTCCGATTCACACAATCCGATTCCCGCGCTCGCCACTGGAGCTGCTCTACTCTTTATCAGCTTGGCCGGTGTTCGTAGCTCTGCCTGCTTCGCTGCTACCTCTGGCCGCCTCACACCGACCGTCTCCGTCGCCAGTGAGAAGACATTAACCGACAACCACTCAATTCAAG ATAGTGAAGAATTTGAGGATGAAGAAATGAAAGCTGCATTTGAGAATTACAAATCAAAAACTTATGCTCTTACGGTTCCGTTGAGGATTGTTGCTTTGCGCAACTCCGTCCCTCCATTATGGATCAAG AGTTTTATACAATCTCAAGGAAAGAGAATGAAGTTTCGTCTAGAATATCGTGGAACTATCGAGGATATCTTTTCGGATCTCTCCACAGCAATCATCAAAGGAAAGTTAACTTCGAAATCTGCTGGGACTGCAGATCTTGTATCTCTTGGTGACTCCTGGATTAAATTTGCAATCAGCAAGAAACTAGTAGAGCCTGTACAAGGAATTGATGACCAAGATTGGTTCCACACATTAAGTGACACGTGGAAG GTGTATTTGCGCAGGAATAGTGAAGGAAAACCAGATGCCCAAGGCAATATATATGCTGTTCCATATCGATGGGGAAGCATGGTTATAGCTTACAGAAAAAGCAAATTTCGTCAACATAATCTGGCTCCAATAGag GACTGGGCAGACTTGTGGCGGCCTGATCTTGCTGGAAAAATTGCAATGGTTGATTCTCCAAGAGAGGTTATAGGGGCAGTTCTGAAATACTTGGGAGCATCATATAATACAAGTAACATTGATTCTGAAGTTACTGGTGGAAGAGATGCTGTAAAAGATGAACTTGATTCACTTAGAAAACAG GTTCGACTATTTGACAGTGCAAATTATCTTAAAGCATTTAATGTTGGTGACTTATGGGTGGCTGTTGGGTGGAGTAGTGATATTGTTCCTGCTGCCAAACGCATGACAGATGTTGCTGTGATTGTTCCTAAGTCGGGAGCTAGTTTATGGGCTGATTTATGG GTAATACCTGCGGCCTCACGTATTGCTAACGACGAACTTGGAGGACGAATTAGAGGACCATCTCCGCTTGTGCATCAATGGTTAGATTTCTGCTTGCAAGCTCAAAGAGCATTACCTTTTCAAGAGGAGATAGTTGCTGGTGCATCACCATCTGCACTTGACAAGATCCCTATCCCAAATTCCAAAAACTCAACCAAAAATAAGCCAAAGCTTGATACAAACCTCATTGCTGGTGTACCCCCACCGGATATTTTGAAAAAATGCCAGTTTTTAGAGCCTTTATCGGACTCTGCCTCCTTAGATTATCAGTGGTTAATCGCTAGCATGCAAACCCCTGATCTTAGTTTTACGCATAAATTGCAACATTTCATTTCCCGGGCATCAAAAGCCCTAACGGCTAAGCTATTTTAG
- the LOC139891417 gene encoding uncharacterized protein At4g15970-like → MKQQTSTNFSMGMMDNGNNKTAVANSDEKSPSQTSSEFNHHHQQLFKQTPKMVIVFATVALSCLLLFHYINLPFSGDYNHFSGVKHDENSDINLGELKNILENATMSKRTVIITTLNDAWAEPDSMFDLLLESFRIGNQTKRFLKHLVVVTLDQKAYARCLKLHPHCYNLNTPGIDFSGEAYFMAADYLKMMWRRIYFLRNVLDLGYSFVFTDADLMWFRDPFTQFHKDADFQIACDYFNGNPTDLKNLPNGGFNYVKSNDKTIKFYKFWYNSRLTYPGLHDQDVFNKIKFNPFIKKVGLRIRFLDTAYFGGFCQPSKDLNKVCTMHANCCVGLENKVHDLGIMLDDWRNYMKSAVNQTTMYRFKGSWRVPQLCRGSFHRPRAPKKKGGHGRKS, encoded by the exons ATGAAACAACAAACATCGACCAACTTTTCAATGGGGATGATGGACAACGGAAACAACAAGACCGCCGTCGCCAATTCTGATGAAAAATCTCCGTCACAAACATCGTCGGAATTCAACCACCACCACCAGCAACTGTTCAAGCAAACTCCAAAAATGGTGATCGTTTTTGCCACGGTGGCACTTTCTTGTTTGCTCCTATTTCACTACATCAACTTACCATTTTCCGGTGACTACAACCACTTCTCCGGCGTCAAACACGATGAAAATTCA GATATCAATCTTGGTGAGCTGAAAAACATACTAGAAAATGCAACAATGAGTAAACGTACAGTTATTATTACGACTCTTAACGACGCATGGGCCGAACCAGACTCTATGTTCGATCTTCTTCTGGAGAGCTTTCGAATTGGGAATCAAACCAAAAGGTTTTTGAAACACTTGGTTGTTGTAACTTTGGACCAAAAGGCGTATGCACGTTGCTTAAAGTTACATCCACATTGTTACAATCTTAACACACCTGGAATCGACTTTTCAGGGGAGGCGTATTTTATGGCAGCTGATTATCTGAAAATGATGTGGCGAAGAATTTATTTTCTGCGTAACGTTCTTGATTTAGGATATAGCTTCGTGTTCACG GATGCAGACTTAATGTGGTTTAGAGATCCATTTACACAGTTTCATAAGGATGCAGATTTTCAAATTGCTTGTGATTATTTCAATGGAAACCCAACTGACTTAAAAAACTTACCAAATGGAGGTTTTAATTATGTGAAGTCAAATGACAAAACAATTAAATTTTACAAATTTTGGTATAATTCAAGGCTGACTTACCCAGGCCTACATGATCAAGACGTGTTCAACAAAATCAAGTTTAATCCTTTTATTAAAAAAGTTGGATTACGAATTCGGTTCTTGGATACTGCTTACTTTGGTGGATTTTGTCAACCAAGCAAAGATTTGAATAAGGTGTGCACAATGCATGCCAATTGCTGTGTTGGTTTGGAGAACAAGGTTCATGATCTTGGAATAATGCTTGACGATTGGCGAAATTATATGAAATCGGCTGTTAACCAAACAACAATGTATAGGTTCAAAGGTTCATGGAGAGTTCCTCAACTTTGCAG GGGTTCATTCCATCGTCCTCGTGCGCCCAAGAAGAAAGGCGGTCATGGAAGGAAGAGTTAA